From Panicum hallii strain FIL2 chromosome 2, PHallii_v3.1, whole genome shotgun sequence, a single genomic window includes:
- the LOC112882932 gene encoding polcalcin Cyn d 7-like has translation MPINMIARPMAMMREGPPDPSMTVEGFKEWLLKKFDANHDGRISKHELREALRRHGGGWWLAAWRCGRAVHQADTNRNGFVDDAEIENLVAFARKEMGLRISTW, from the coding sequence ATGCCTATCAACATGATTGCGAGGCCGATGGCGATGATGAGGGAAGGCCCTCCCGACCCGAGCATGACGGTGGAGGGCTTCAAGGAGTGGCTCCTCAAGAAGTTCGACGCCAACCACGACGGCCGGATCAGCAAGCACGAGCTCCGGGAGGCCCTCCGCCGGCACGGAGGCGGCTGGTGGCTGGCCGCCTGGAGGTGCGGCCGCGCCGTGCACCAAGCCGACACGAACAGGAACGGCTTCGTGGACGACGCCGAGATCGAGAACCTCGTCGCCTTCGCGCGGAAAGAGATGGGCTTGAGGATCTCGACATGGTAG
- the LOC112881483 gene encoding probable calcium-binding protein CML13 isoform X1, which yields MTQQAETKSATRTAQRRTRACSFPLVFVSVSSPVPFSLLSWSSFPGGERLGERRRNSVFDGPFAGDEHPPATMSYAGSAPGERPRTRPHGLTQQKRQEIKEAFDLFDTDNSGTIDAKELNVAMRALGFEMTGEQIDQMIADVDKDGSGAIDYEEFEHMMTAKIGERDSKEELTKAFRIIDQDRNGKISNIDIQRIAKELGVNLTLEEIQDMVQEADRNGDGEIDFDEFTRMMRRTSYGVRRR from the exons ATGACGCAGCAGGCCGAAACAAAATCGGCCACCCGCACTGCGCAGCGCCGAACGCGTGCCTGCTCCTTCCCCCTCGTCTTCGTCTCTGTTTCTTCCCCCGttcccttctctctcctctcttGGTCTTCCTTTCCCGGCGGCGAACGACTGGGCGAACGGCGGCGCAATTCGGTCTTCGACGGGCCctttgccggcgacgagcaccCACCAG CAACCATGTCCTACGCTGGGTCCGCTCCCGGAGAGAGGCCTAGGACTCGCCCTCATGGCCTCACCCAGCAGAAGAGGCAGGAAATAAAGGAAGCCTTTGATCTGTTTGATACTGATAACTCTG GAACCATCGATGCCAAGGAGCTCAATGTTGCCATGAG AGCCTTGGGATTCGAGATGACTGGAGAG CAAATCGACCAAATGATTGCCGATGTTGACAAAGATGGCAGTGGTGCGATCGACTATGAGGAGTTTGAGCACATGATGACTGCCAAAATCGGAGAAAGGGATAGCAAAGAGGAGCTTACGAAAGCATTCCGCATTATTGACCAAGATAGAAAT GGAAAGATTTCAAACATTGATATTCAGCGGATTGCCAAAGAGCTGGGTGTAAATCTCACCCTTGAAGAGATCCAGGACATGGTGCAAGAGGCGGATAGAAATG GTGACGGTGAGATTGACTTTGACGAGTTCACCAGGATGATGAGGAGGACCAGCTACGGCGTTCGTCGCAGGTGA
- the LOC112880379 gene encoding protein WEAK CHLOROPLAST MOVEMENT UNDER BLUE LIGHT 1-like yields the protein MESTYATEESNSKDYSANASSSPIGSLETSVDLPTSAAKEVPGDSAHEGPRGHEVPEMRLPDLTEDHVESNAPSDTGPEILTNSGRTEAFISSTNDKAHPPPPADAIEVNSMPVNVPNGTGAMLRAEMQPKEDKTHYQTDMARKLKRKEDSETAPESPYRGLVDTAAPFESVREAVTKFGGIVDWKAHKAQMIERRKLIQLELEKIRTEIPLCKEELEAAEMAKSQVVDELEHTKRLIEELKHHLEKVQVEEAQAKQDSELAQLRAQEIEHGIADETSAIAKTQMEVAKERHEKAVAELKSVKEELRSVHEQYATLIDERDTAIKRAEEVISAGKEIEKRVEELTLELIASKGSLELAHAAHHEAEERRIGAALVKEQDCLAWERGLRQAQEELQQLESKLASNNDMRLNIDANLGKLLSLNKELSAYMENKLIEEAEGASKEHEAEGAKQISNSIKEALASKQKELQEVKANIEKAKAEANVLRFAAITLRSELDSEKASLVSLQQGEAMASVAVSSLEDELNRTKREIESVRSKEAEAQEKMVELPMVLQQATQEAEDAKVAAQSAQEELTKAKEDFKQTKAAAATAETRLSAVVKEAEASVASERLALAAVQALQESKEARDVKDSPRQVTLPLSEYYELSKRAHEAEEQANESVAEALAQVVSAKESESRSLERLKEASEEMDEKKEALEIALERAGRANKGKLAAEQELRKWRADHEQRRRALEAAKRAVNPLNGPSRVFVEQKDPYHSEQESKLQMSGSSYESLAPNQKLQRKKSVFPMMGSVLSRKTRAQT from the exons ATGGAATCGACTTATGCCACCGAAGAGAGTAACTCAAAGGACTATTCTGCAAATGCATCTTCATCTCCAATAGGAAGTCTAGAAACTTCAGTCGATTTACCAACTTCTGCAGCCAAGGAAGTTCCTGGCGATAGTGCTCACGAGGGGCCAAGGGGACATGAG GTCCCAGAAATGCGGCTTCCTGATCTAACAGAAGACCATGTGGAATCAAATGCGCCTTCAGATACAGGTCCTGAAATACTTACTAATTCAGGACGAACTGAGGCATTCATAAGCTCAACAAATGATAAGGCACATCCTCCTCCTCCAGCAGATGCAATTGAAGTGAACAGTATGCCTGTAAATGTCCCAAACGGCACTGGAGCTATGCTAAGAGCTGAAATGCAACCCAAAGAAGATAAGACACATTATCAGACTGATATGGCTAGAAAGctgaaaaggaaagaagattcAGAAACAGCACCTGAAAGTCCATACAGAGGCCTTGTTGACACTGCTGCGCCTTTTGAGTCTGTTAGGGAAGCTGTCACCAAGTTTGGAGGAATTGTTGATTGGAAAGCTCATAAAGCTCAGATGATCGAG AGACGCAAGCTCATACAACTTGAACTTGAAAAGATTCGAACAGAAATTCCACTTTGCAAGGAGGAACTAGAAGCCGCTGAGATGGCTAAATCTCAAGTTGTTGATGAGCTAGAGCACACCAAGAGACTCATTGAGGAGCTGAAGCATCACCTGGAGAAAGTACAGGTTGAAGAAGCTCAGGCAAAGCAAGATTCTGAGCTTGCACAACTCAGGGCACAAGAAATTGAGCATGGAATAGCTGATGAAACTAGTGCGATAGCCAAGACGCAAATGGAAGTCGCTAAAGAAAGACATGAAAAGGCTGTTGCTGAACTTAAGTCAGTAAAAGAGGAGTTGAGGTCAGTACATGAACAATATGCTACCCTAATCGATGAAAGAGACACTGCAATAAAAAGAGCAGAAGAGGTTATATCTGCAGGAAAGGAGATTGAGAAGCGAGTGGAGGAACTGACTTTAGAATTGATTGCATCTAAAGGATCTCTTGAGTTGGCCCATGCTGCACATCATGAGGCAGAGGAACGCAGGATCGGTGCTGCATTGGTGAAAGAGCAGGATTGCCTTGCTTGGGAGAGAGGGTTGCGTCAGGCACAAGAGGAGCTGCAACAACTAGAGAGTAAGCTCGCGTCCAATAATGATATGCGGCTCAATATAGATGCAAATTTGGGCAAGTTGCTTAGCCTCAACAAAGAGCTGTCTGCCTATATGGAGAACAAACTGATCGAAGAAGCTGAAGGAGCTTCCAAGGAGCATGAGGCTGAAGGTGCTAAGCAAATTAGCAATTCGATTAAGGAAGCTCTAGCATCAAAACAGAAAGAGCTTCAGGAGGTCAAAGCGAACATTGAGAAGGCAAAGGCTGAGGCCAATGTGTTAAGATTTGCTGCCATAACACTCAGATCAGAACTAGACAGTGAGAAAGCTTCACTTGTCTCGTTACAACAGGGGGAGGCTATGGCATCCGTTGCAGTTTCTTCACTAGAAGATGAACTCAACCGGACGAAACGAGAGATAGAATCTGTTAGGTCCAAGGAAGCTGAGGCCCAAGAAAAGATGGTGGAGCTTCCCATGGTTTTACAGCAAGCGACTCAGGAGGCCGAGGATGCCAAGGTAGCAGCTCAGTCAGCTCAAGAGGAGCTGACGAAGGCCAAGGAGGACTTCAAGCAAACCAAGGCTGCGGCAGCTACAGCAGAGACCAGGCTATCTGCTGTTGTAAAAGAAGCAGAAGCATCCGTAGCATCGGAGAGGCTAGCGCTCGCGGCTGTTCAAGCGTTGCAAGAAAGCAAAGAGGCGAGAGACGTTAAGGATTCCCCGAGACAAGTGACGCTTCCTTTAAGCGAATACTATGAACTCAGCAAGAGAGCACATGAAGCTGAAGAACAGGCCAATGAGAGTGTGGCAGAAGCATTGGCACAGGTGGTGTCGGCAAAGGAATCGGAATCAAGGAGCCTTGAGAGACTAAAGGAAGCATCCGAGGAAATGGATGAGAAGAAGGAAGCTCTTGAAATCGCATTGGAGCGAGCTGGGAGGGCGAACAAAGGGAAACTAGCTGCCGAGCAGGAACTGAGGAAATGGAGAGCTGACCATGAGCAGCGCCGCAGAGCTCTGGAAGCCGCGAAACGCGCAGTGAATCCTTTGAATGGTCCATCTAGGGTATTTGTTGAACAGAAGGATCCGTACCACAGCGAGCAGGAGTCCAAGCTACAGATGTCAGGAAGTAGCTACGAGAGCCTTGCTCCAAATCAAAAGTTGCAGAGGAAGAAATCGGTTTTCCCTATGATGGGTTCGGTTCTATCCAGAAAGACCCGGGCACAGACGTGA
- the LOC112881543 gene encoding probable calcium-binding protein CML10: protein MAIRGVASSREDMTLEEFKEWLKQFDADGDGRISRNELREALRRRGGWFTTWRSGRALRQADKNNSGFLDDSEIENLVAFAQKDLGMKVSTW from the coding sequence ATGGCGATCCGGGGCGTCGCCTCCTCCCGCGAGGACATGACGCTGGAGGAGTTCAAGGAGTGGCTCAAGCAGTTCGACGCGGACGGCGACGGCCGGATCAGCCGGAACGAGCTCCGGGaggccctccgccgccgcggcgggtgGTTCACCACCTGGCGGAGCGGCCGCGCCCTTCGCCAGGCAGACAAGAACAACAGCGGCTTCCTGGACGACTCCGAGATCGAGAACCTCGTGGCCTTCGCCCAGAAAGATCTCGGCATGAAGGTATCCACCTGGTAG
- the LOC112881483 gene encoding probable calcium-binding protein CML13 isoform X2 — protein MTQQAETKSATRTAQRRTRACSFPLVFVSVSSPVPFSLLSWSSFPGGERLGERRRNSVFDGPFAGDEHPPAMSYAGSAPGERPRTRPHGLTQQKRQEIKEAFDLFDTDNSGTIDAKELNVAMRALGFEMTGEQIDQMIADVDKDGSGAIDYEEFEHMMTAKIGERDSKEELTKAFRIIDQDRNGKISNIDIQRIAKELGVNLTLEEIQDMVQEADRNGDGEIDFDEFTRMMRRTSYGVRRR, from the exons ATGACGCAGCAGGCCGAAACAAAATCGGCCACCCGCACTGCGCAGCGCCGAACGCGTGCCTGCTCCTTCCCCCTCGTCTTCGTCTCTGTTTCTTCCCCCGttcccttctctctcctctcttGGTCTTCCTTTCCCGGCGGCGAACGACTGGGCGAACGGCGGCGCAATTCGGTCTTCGACGGGCCctttgccggcgacgagcaccCACCAG CCATGTCCTACGCTGGGTCCGCTCCCGGAGAGAGGCCTAGGACTCGCCCTCATGGCCTCACCCAGCAGAAGAGGCAGGAAATAAAGGAAGCCTTTGATCTGTTTGATACTGATAACTCTG GAACCATCGATGCCAAGGAGCTCAATGTTGCCATGAG AGCCTTGGGATTCGAGATGACTGGAGAG CAAATCGACCAAATGATTGCCGATGTTGACAAAGATGGCAGTGGTGCGATCGACTATGAGGAGTTTGAGCACATGATGACTGCCAAAATCGGAGAAAGGGATAGCAAAGAGGAGCTTACGAAAGCATTCCGCATTATTGACCAAGATAGAAAT GGAAAGATTTCAAACATTGATATTCAGCGGATTGCCAAAGAGCTGGGTGTAAATCTCACCCTTGAAGAGATCCAGGACATGGTGCAAGAGGCGGATAGAAATG GTGACGGTGAGATTGACTTTGACGAGTTCACCAGGATGATGAGGAGGACCAGCTACGGCGTTCGTCGCAGGTGA